Genomic window (Desulforegula conservatrix Mb1Pa):
TTTTGTCTGGCCAAATCTCGAAATACATCTCCCAAATATTTCCTCAATTCTACATAAATAGTCTTTTTTCTATACTTTGGAATCCATACTACATGATACTTGCATTCCCAGGTACTATGGCTTAGGCTTTGTCTCTCGCTCATTGAAGTCTCCTTTAACTTGAACTTTAGGCGGTTCAGTTATTGGAGACTTCTTCTTATTCCAGGATCTGTCAAACTCTGTGAGTCCACCGGCAGAGCCGGGGGTTTACTTATGATTAATTATGATAAAAAGCGTCATGAATGTCTTTACACAAGCAAATGATCAACAACCATAAAGGATGGTTCCCATGCGTTTTGCCCATACAAATATTGCGTCAAAAGACTGGAAGAGGCTTGCCGATTTTTACATCAAAGTATTTGACTGCAAAATCAAGCCGCCTGAACGGAATCTTTCAGGAGACTGGCTGGATCAGGCCACTGGATTGAAAAATGCCAGACTCAGGGGAGCTCATCTTCTCCTTCCGGGTCATGGAGACAATGGGCCGACGCTCGAAATTTTCACATATGAAGAGATGAGCCAAAGCAAAGAGATAATGGCAAATTACACAGGCCTTACCCATATTGCCTTTGAAGTTTTAGACGTGAAGTCGACTCTGGAAAAAGCCCTTGAAAACGGCGCGGAGCGGCTTGGTACAATAATTGAAAGACCGATAGAAAATGTGGGTATTCTGAAGTTTGTCTATTTCAGAGATCCGGACGGCAATATCATAGAAATTCAATCATGGGAAAAATGAGCTTGATGTTCATCAAGCATTGATTTGCATGGGCTCTTATGGTTAATGATCTCGCAAAAAGTCCGATTCCCGTCATTCCGGCTCAGGCCGGAATCTATAACTATCTGATAATACCGGATGCCGGAACAAGTTCGGCATGACGAAAGTCTGACTTTTTCCAACCTTGCACAATAATGATCCTTTGAAATTGAAATGGGATCAAATTACTGAAAACAAATCCGCCTTCAAATCATCGTCCTGTTCGGATTCTTTCTGCTCCACCGCCCCAGTTTCACTTTTTTCATTTACTTCGAAGCCAGAGGATACGTCCCTGTAGAATTTTGAAGGAGGTTTTACAGGAGCTTCATGAACACCCGTAATCTTGGTCTTTAGATCCTTGTATGCCATGCCTGAAAGCCCCAGGCCCTCGCCATTTTTTGATATCTGGCTTGCAAGGTTCTGATCATACATGGACTGGAAAATATCCGACGCCAGACTCTTGCCGAAAAGAGAATCTCCGGGCAGGGTTTTGCGCATGGACTGAAGCATCATATTGGTAAAAACCGCCTCAAAGTCTTTGCAGGATTCCTTGAGTTTCTTTTCTTTAGCCTCACTAAGCCACGGCGCTTTCTGACCTGGCTTGCCGGCAAATTTTGCCCTGAGATTCTTTTCCTGGTCTGACTGAATTGAAGCCTGATTGATTCTGTCTTTTATATCCATTTGGCCCCCTATATTATCTCTAGATCAGCCTGAAGTGCGCCGGCTGCTTTAATGCTCTGAAATATGCTTATCATATCCCTCGGAGTAACTCCCAGCGCATTAAGAGCCTTGACAAGATCTCCGATGGTTGCGCTCTCAGGAAGGACAACAAGCTTCTGTTTCTCTTCCTTTATACTCACGTTTGTGGTCGGAGTCGTAACAGTCTGCCCTCCTGAAAGCGGAGGCGGCTGGGAAACCTGCTGACTGTTCTGGACAGTTATGCTCAGATTACCATGGGATATGGCCACCTTCGAAATCCTCACATTCTCACCAATGACAACAGTCCCGGTTTTCTCGTTGACAATGATTTTAGCGTCGCTGTCAGGCTTGACATCGAGGGTTTCGATTTCTGATACGAATGTGGCAACATTGCCCTTAAGCTTGGCCGGAATTTCCAGCATTATCGTTCCTGAATCTACAGCCTTGGCAGTACCTGCGCCCATAAAGCCATTGATCCTTTCAGCGACTCTCTGGGCTGTTGTAAAATCAGGATTTGAAAGAAACATGGTGAGCTCTTTTTTCCCGTCAAGATCAAAGGGGACTTCTTTTTCGACGGTCGCGCCTCCTACTATTCTTCCCACTAGGAGATGATTTTTGACGGCTCCGCCACCACCACCTTCGGCACCGACGCCTCCAATTGCAAGAGGCCCCTGGGCAATCGCATAAATATTATCGTCTGCGCCCTTTAGGGGAGTCATCAGAAGCGTGCCTCCGGCGAGGCTCTTCGCGTCTCCAACCGATGAAACCGCTATGTCAAGCCGTCCGCCTACCCTGGCAAAAGGAGGAATTTCCGAAGTGACCATTACAGCCGCCACGTTTTTTACCTTTAGCTGGTTCTTGTCGACTCTTATGCCCATTCTTTCCATCATATTCGCAAGGGACTGCATGGTGAAACCGCTGCCACCCTTGTCTCCGGTTCCGTTAAGACCAACCACAAGACCATATCCGACAATCTGGTTGTTTCTTATACCTTTTATGGAGGCAATATCCTTTATGCGGGCCGCTGACGCGCTTCCGGCAAACAAAGAACAAAGCAAAACAAATGATAGAATACAAATAGAACCACGCATAAGAACTCCTTATTCCGTTGTAACCATTCAGGCGTACGCCGGATTAGCATCAAAAACACAATAACTTTATCTGATGAAACTCAAGAATTAGAAAGGCCAGAATTTATCGAAAAGCCTCGCCAACCATCCTGGCCGCTGCTTGTCTGCAAGAACTCCTGTGCCTGAATAAACAATCTTGGAATCGGCAAGATATGTGGATTTCACATGATTGTCCGAGCCGATATCCTCAGGCCTTACAACGCCTGACACATTTATATACTGGGTCTCATTGTTGACGGTCATTTCCCGTGTGCCCTGGATCACGACATTGCCGTTTGGAAGCACATTGACCACGCTTGATCCGATTGACGCAGTGATCTGCCCTTTTCTGTCACTTGAGCCTTTACCCTTGAAATCATTTTTAGTGCTGGAAATAAGAATATTTGCAGGATCAAATCTCGAATTGGAATCCTTCAGAGCATCCAGGAAACCGGCGGAGTAT
Coding sequences:
- a CDS encoding transposase, coding for MSERQSLSHSTWECKYHVVWIPKYRKKTIYVELRKYLGDVFRDLARQ
- a CDS encoding flagellar basal body L-ring protein FlgH, which translates into the protein MNKRELANLTFSAVFAVWFFSGCAATTPGPVVEAVPGAAPETPGGMYMKVPASEGSIFTGGNALLFSDQRAKRVGDTIIVDIVENTSSKMDANTDISRESTTEAKIPYSAGFLDALKDSNSRFDPANILISSTKNDFKGKGSSDRKGQITASIGSSVVNVLPNGNVVIQGTREMTVNNETQYINVSGVVRPEDIGSDNHVKSTYLADSKIVYSGTGVLADKQRPGWLARLFDKFWPF
- a CDS encoding rod-binding protein — its product is MDIKDRINQASIQSDQEKNLRAKFAGKPGQKAPWLSEAKEKKLKESCKDFEAVFTNMMLQSMRKTLPGDSLFGKSLASDIFQSMYDQNLASQISKNGEGLGLSGMAYKDLKTKITGVHEAPVKPPSKFYRDVSSGFEVNEKSETGAVEQKESEQDDDLKADLFSVI
- a CDS encoding flagellar basal body P-ring protein FlgI, yielding MRGSICILSFVLLCSLFAGSASAARIKDIASIKGIRNNQIVGYGLVVGLNGTGDKGGSGFTMQSLANMMERMGIRVDKNQLKVKNVAAVMVTSEIPPFARVGGRLDIAVSSVGDAKSLAGGTLLMTPLKGADDNIYAIAQGPLAIGGVGAEGGGGGAVKNHLLVGRIVGGATVEKEVPFDLDGKKELTMFLSNPDFTTAQRVAERINGFMGAGTAKAVDSGTIMLEIPAKLKGNVATFVSEIETLDVKPDSDAKIIVNEKTGTVVIGENVRISKVAISHGNLSITVQNSQQVSQPPPLSGGQTVTTPTTNVSIKEEKQKLVVLPESATIGDLVKALNALGVTPRDMISIFQSIKAAGALQADLEII
- a CDS encoding VOC family protein; translation: MRFAHTNIASKDWKRLADFYIKVFDCKIKPPERNLSGDWLDQATGLKNARLRGAHLLLPGHGDNGPTLEIFTYEEMSQSKEIMANYTGLTHIAFEVLDVKSTLEKALENGAERLGTIIERPIENVGILKFVYFRDPDGNIIEIQSWEK